TGCGACAAGGTTTGCAGGCCTGAAGAATCGCGTACCAAAATGATACAGAGTTTAACAATTTCGCATTAACAGATTTTAAAAGACGCCAGTGGATCATTTCTTCGTTTTAAAGAAAATAATTATGCAAGAATTCCATACAACATGTACTCGTTTTCGTCTATATATAATCGCCAAAACGAAACGTGCAACTTTCTAAAACGAAACGAGCAAAACTTTCTTTTTTCGCTTCCTTTTTTCTCTGACTCATTCGACCGCTTAAACACCAATTAAACGCTGATTAAAAGCCTTTGAAATTGGCTTAAAATCAGCGTTATTTTCATCCTTTTATTTGGTCAAGTCAGCAGATTTTTGTAACTTTGAAGTAGTTAAATTGATCTCGTTTGCACTTGCTTTCACACGTTCAGATCAAACCTTGCAGTTTCATTTCCGGCCAAGAGTTCGCGCGTTCTTTCTATGTTGTTGGCATAAATGTGAACATTTCCCAGATTCAGCGTTATAGACTTTAACGGCGCTTCGATTTGTCGCGCTATCAAATATAAATGGTAAATGTCAGCTGGCAAACCTAAGTTTGCGTCACTGCTTCTCTGATAGGCTGACAAAACGAGTTCTCCATCATCGAGCTGGAATTGAATGAGGCTTAAGCAAGGAGCTTGGTTGGTTTCCGCTCCTGTTGCTCCTAGGAACAGCACATAGTTTTTTGCTGCTCCGTTTTTCCCGGTTGATTTGCTCAATCAAAGCCGGCAGTTTCTCAAAATAGGTCGGATAACTGTTAATGAGGATTTGCCCGCAATAATCCCACCAGTTTATCCCGGCTTCTCTGTACTTGGTCAGGTCTCTTTATCCAGCCATAAACAGGGTTAATTCATTGCGCAGCTTCTTGCGCGCGATGTTGTGTCCCTCGAAAATCTCCAGCAGGTCACAAGGCGTTAAATGCAGCTGCTCATTGAGCAAATACATTATGTCACCTTTTTTATTGCTCTGTCGTTTGCCGTGCTGCAAATATCTTGCCGAGCATGGCGTAATACTTGTTTGGTGTCATTCAATGCGAATATAGTCCATTTCTGTGAGTTCTGTGGCATATCTTCGGCCGTTCGTAGTGAAACGCTTTTGCAGTCGCCCCAGACGCTTCACTATGTCATAAATATTGCGCTCGCTGACGTTGTAACGCTCGGCAAGATTGCGACAATATAACTGACCTTTTCGCCTCGTTTCCGCGCATTCTGGTAGTCCTCAAACAGTCTTACATATTTGTGATCGCTCGGCTTTGCTCCGGCGTCCTCCAGCTTTTCAATTACTCCACCGCATAATTTTAATGCTTCGTACACTGTCATTCAGCATTTTTTTCGTAATTTTGCAACTCCTACCACATATCAGCAGAAGCACCGAAGCACGAGTCAAAGGCTTTTAGCCCCGGCTTATGTGCTTCGGTGCATTGTGTTTGTATGTGGTAGGATACTGCAAACTAAGCCGGGGCTTTTTCTATGCCTCCGCTTTGTAGGCGAGTCAGAGTCGCGTTATCATCATATCGTTAAATTTAGCTTGATAGTTCAGCGTGTTTGTGCGCTGGCGTATTTTCGCGCCCCACATTGGTGCCGCTTCCCGTACTCATCAGCGAGCCACTGGCAGAGCTCGACAATCTGCGACTTGTCGCTTGTGAAATAAACGTATTTCGTACCTTTAAGCAGCCGCAACACGTTCAGATAGTCGGTCAGCTTCCAATAATTCTCATACATTCCGCACTCTGTCGTAAGATACGGCGGGTCCATGAGGAACAACACACGTGGATTGTCACGGTGCAGGTCAAACAGATCCTGGTAATCAAGATGCACGACTTCCAGTCCGTCCAGATAGCCGTCGGTGCGGTAGTCACCGCTGTGGACGCGGTTATACATCGTGTGTCTGCGCAGTTCGTCCAGGCTCTTGGCCCACTTGCCGGAGAAAAGCACGGAGCGACCTATTGTAAGAATATCGGCATAGCCATTTTGTTTCTCATAGTCGTGCACTATATCCAGGACGTCGGCGCACTGCCGGTCTGAGAGGCGCTTGTTGGGTTCAACACCAGTTAAACACTCTTTAATTGCCCTTAAAATTCCATTGGTCTGCTCCACGGCCGCCAGTCTGTCGACATAGCGGTCGAAGTCGTTGTACACCACCCGGCACCGGGAGCACCCTTTTTGCCGTGTGCGACAGCAGCCCGGAACCGCCGAAAAGGTCCACCACCGTATCAATCTCACCTACTGCCTGCTCCAGCACCTCGATAAAGGTCCGGAGGAAATAGCGCTTCTGCCCCATGAAGGGAAGCGGCGCGCATTTGTAGATCCTATCCATTTACAAAATCTGTTTGACCATATTAAGTTTTCATACAGTGAAACATGGCCTATCAGGATAGCGGTCTTGAAATCGTACGCCTCTATATCCTCCTTGGACCGGAGCCCCCTTATCGCTGCTGCATGCTCACGTGTGGCATTGTTGCAGTCTACAGTATAGATCTCAATCTGTCTCAGGATTCCTACAGCCTCTGTAATCGGCATGATAAAACGATGATCGCCGAGCCATATGCTCGTCTCTGTCCTGCCGCTTGCCTGCTCCACCGATATGGAGTTCATCAGCCCCACACGCGTAGCCTTGTCAAGCCATCCGGAGACACCTCCGATGCTGATCGTGTTTACAGCCGAAGAGCGGTCGTACTCCTCCAGCTCTTGGAGTTTGATAATCCTGAGTTCTTCGATAGACGGCTCATACATCCTGAGGACAGGGATCCCTGTCTCATCCTCCAAAATTAACAGCCCTCCATCCTGCCCTTCCAACAATTCTTTGTAATACTCCATGGAGATCTCTACACCTCCATCAACCGGTTTGCTATAGAAGCCATCCCTCCAATACATATTGTCGCCTTCCATTTTTTGTAATATGTCTGTTATTAACCTTTGCCGACAGCTATCCAAAAGAACCTTTCCTTGTTTTTTTGGTTGGCTGACACTTTAAAACTGCCTGCTGATTTGTTGCATATGGTTCTGCCGACATAATATGTCTGATATGAACTGTCAGCAGTGGTCAGTATTGAATAAGAGGTGTCGACAAATGAGTGTGGGAAATATATGGTCTGTACACCATAGGTATCCTGATTATCAGACGGGTGCCCCCACTGTATTAAAAATCCGTCATGAAATCTGTAATAGCCGTTTTCAACAAGCCGTTTTGATAGAGCCTCGTGTTTATGGCTGTTTATCACTCCCGTCAGGACCGCCTCAATTGCCGCCTTTGTCACTGTGGCGTCACTACCTTTGGGCGCCCTTATATTAACAGCCGCGGGGTTTGTGAGCCCGCCGTTGTTGCTCCATGTCAGATTGCCGGACGAGTCCACCACAGGTGTGAACACAGCCCCCTTGTCTCCTTTATCCCCTTGTCTCCTTTGAGGTCCTGGAGCTGGGATGAGAGCAGATAGTCCCCCTTAGGCTGATAGACAGAATCATGGTTGTGGCTGCCTCCTGCCTTTGCTGTTCATGCAGACTTCTCGGCATCCGTCACAAACCTGTGTGACGCGTCCCGGTCACCTGTGCCGCCGTATGCGTGTGCGTTGCCGGCGCGTAATTACCTTTAGGCTGATAGGTGGAGTCATGGTTGTGGCTGCCACCTGCCTTGCTGTTCCATGCAGACTTCTCGGCATCCGTCACAAACCTGTGTGACGCGTCCTCATTCACCTGTGCCGCCGTATGCGTGTGCGTTGCCGGCGCGTAATTACCTTTAGGCTGGTAGGTGGAGTCATGGTTATGTCCAGATGGCGATGCTCCTACCTGTGTGGCAGTCACCTGATGCGGATTGTCCCTGCTGCTGATATGTGAGATTAGCGATGACACCGCCTTCATGAGTTTACCGAAAGCAGATGACAGCTTCTCTCCGCTTGACAGGTCTGTCAGAGACGGTGCCATCGTGTAGGTGGGGGTCTGGTCATTTGTCGCAACATTCGGGACATTGCCGAGCCCGACTTGCGATTTGTTGACACGGTGTGGATTATCGGTGTCCGAGACATGCATACGTATACCCAGCTCCAAAGTGTCTGCCCTTCCATCGAGCGAGTCAATGCTCATCTGCTGGTCCCTGTCCGTATCATGCAGTGCTGAGATCTCTTTGTCCTGTGACGAGTCCTTCGTATGGATGACCTCAACTTCGGCATTCAGTGAATCAATCTCCGTTTGTTGCCTCTCATTCTCGGTCTCCAGATCCTCGATACACCCGGATATATTGTCAAAACGCTCATCCGATGTCTTCTTGTGCGTCTCATAATCTCCCTTTAGTTCAATGTGTTGCCGTTCCAGCTCATGCCCTTCCGAAGCGACATACTTGCTGTTGAGCTGCTCCGCTAGCCCCTCCACCTGTATTACGGGGATAATGCTTTCCTCCTTGTGCACGTAGCTATCGAGCCAGTCGGCGAACTGCTCCTCCGTCGGGTACTTCCACGACGGAACCACGCTTTTAGCTGTGCTATTGTCCTTATTGCCATAATCTCGGGTATTTATTTATGTCTACTTAACGCGCATTATGTATGCCAGCACATAATATGGGGGGCGGTTCTCGTGAGCTTCACCCTTGCCATAGTCCAGTGTGTTTATCCCATGAGGTGAACACTCGAATATTGTTGTGGCATTAGGCCAGGAATTGCTGCCGTGCCCTTTCCAGTCTCCGCTTCCCCCTTTCCACAGCATCTCCTCATGGCTGTGACGGGGTATTGTCTCCTCCGTGAGCGTCACTTTCTTCAGTCCGCCGCCGGTCCCGGGGCTCTCATAGTCCCGGTCACTGTCATGGAGACCGACAACGAAACGTCCCCTCAGGTCAGGTACCCTGAAATAACCATCCTGGGTCGTGTACCTTACGCCGTTCGCGTTTACCGCAGTGTTGAATGTCGAGCCAATGGCATTGAACAGCTCCGGATGATCGGACTTCCTTAATGGCTGTCCGTCACATAGCACATAGCCTTGTGGCACCCGGGAACCGGCCCACATCTGGACTATCCCCAACGGTGCCGGCTGAACGGTCGCCAGCTCATTGCGGAGCGACCGGTTCTCGTCCATCAGTCCCTTTATGCTCTTAATGTCTGTGAAGCTCTCCCAGGTGTAGTTTTCCTCTCCTATGCCGGGCGCAAGACTCCGGCGCGTGTAGGCTTTCGGGTAGTCCGTATTATTGGCACTTACCGGGATTGCTTCTTGTTTCACATACATGCCGCTTGTGGTCGGTCCGCCATCCCAGGGCAGAACCTCACCCTCCGGCGCGTTCTTGGTCCTTACGAATACATAGCCAGCCCCCCTGCGGGTCCCCTCGCTGTTGGGCTCGCAACCCCAGAGAACCACACGGTCGCCTCCTATGTTGCCGGCAATGGCTGCAAGTGCCACCAGTTTTTGCAGATAGTCCAGCGTCTCGCAGTCCAGAGGAAAATCTTTGTTTGCCTGTGTCAGAAAATTACCTAATATTTTGTCCATTGTCATTTATGGTTTATAGCGTAGCGTTTGCCCGCCAGTTTATACATGTTCAATATTGCCCGTAGTCTCGTTTCCGTCTCGGCCGTCCACAGTTCCTCCGGCACCGTCACCCAGAAGTCATAACCGCTCGTGCCGTTGAATCCCTCCCGGTGTATGCTCACCGCGCCCGCGCCTCGCCGCGGCACCATCACCCACCGGTCCATATCGCGAAGCCATACCGCCGCAGCTTCCCGGTTTCCGACACTGTCGCTGTCCTCTATCTCTATGCGGCGCAGTCCCGGGTCAAACTCATCATTAAGTGCCCCGCACAGCTTGCACACCTGCCCGTTATGTCTCAGCCGGTAACTTGTTGCGCTCCTGTATGCGCGCAGCTCCTGGAGCAAACGCCCCAGCGGGCTGACCCCGGCATATATCAGAGCCCCGGAAAGCGGGCGCCGTAGCCACGTCGGCAATGTCAGCAGCGCCAGCCGCTTGATATTTACATTATAGGTTCTGTCAGCCTTGTTCGTCATACGCTTTCATGTTTACAGTTATCGCCCCTGGTCTGAAATAGCCCGCTGCGGGGGTCAGACGCGCGTTAATCTGTGTCGTTGTACTCTCGTTTACGGCCTGCGCGGTGCTACCCGCAACTCCACTATTTTCACCCCTCTACCTCTTGCAGGCGGTCAACGAGGGCCATATTCGTATATTCGCCGTTAAAAGGCAAATTCTCAATATAATCGCAGATCACATCACGGCATGCGGTTTGAACAACGGCAGGATCCAGCATAGCATTGTAGTAGATATCCACAGTACAGTCGAATGTATCCGCCTCCATATTCACAAGTGCGGTGCGCACGCCGGCATCCTTAATCTCGTTTATATAGGCTTTCAGCTGCTTTTCCTGTTCCGCTGTTATCGGTTTGCGCACTCCGCCACTCTCTCCGGCTACTTTTATTGTCAGCAGACTGGCATCCTTGCTCTCCATAGCGACCGCATGTTTTACGACACACGCCGCCGCTATATCCCCCTCAGTCATTCCGGTAGTGTCGTATGTGTCGCTGTCCTGTTCAAGCTCGTGGCCTGCCATGAAGCGGAGCACCTTATCGCGGTACCATTTCGGGCGGTGGGCTATAAGTTCCTCCAGTTCCGCCGTTACCTCCGCTTTGTGCCTGCTTACAAGCTGCTCGACGCTCCAGGCACAGACCGCCCAGACATAAAGCAAAATATTTTCAACACTTGCCGCACCGAATATGTCGCCGAACTCTGAGCCCGGGGTAAACCCGTACAGTTCCGCCGCAGACTCATTGCGCATAAACTCGCGTGCGATCTCTGTTTTAATTTCGTTAATATTGCGTGCCATTTTACTACTCATTTAATAGCTGTTTAATCGATTTTTAATCGCTCTGCCTAAGCAGAGAAATGCTGTTTAACTCACGATAAAATCTATTTCAATGCCCATAAAGCCAATACCGCCGTAAGGGCAAGCCGCCATATCTTCCGGGCTTATTTCGGTTGCCGGCTCCACCTTGTGCGCCTTGTAAAGTTCAACGGTTCGGGTGTCTCCACCCTCCACCGGTACCGGAACTATCAGCACACTCCCATCCTCCAGCCGGTCGGTTATGCTCATACCGTTAGCCTCTGCCAGTGCGAGCACCGTTTCAATGTGTCCGCCCGTTTGCAGGGCAATATCAAGCAGTGTTTGCCTCTCTTTCGCTGTCGTTCTCATCGTTCTATGCTGATAGTTCCGTCAGTCTCCATTACTACACGCTCACAATCGACCCCGCAACCGCGTAACATCTGGCGAACCTCACCGGGCCACATTACATCGGGCTGACCGGCGCGAAGTCTGCCGGCTTCACCGCCTAAAAGGGGGTGCTCCTTAATGTCTCCGCGCATGGTGGTGACAACCGCCTCGGCGGTTTGCCCCTCGGTGTCTCCAATCGCTATGCGGCCGTGTTCGGTCAGCAGGTCGCCGGTGATACTGTCAATTAACATGCCTTTCATCGCTGTTGTTATTTTTTCGGTTGCTCATAATCGGTGCTGAATATCTCGTAATCTTCATCGCTGACCGCGCTGATTTCAACTACCTGATAATTGGCTTCTGTCATTTGGCTGAGGGAATAACTTCTAATCACAAGCCGCCCGATATTCAAAGCGTCTAAAAATTCGCTGTGAACTCTCAGAGCCTCATTTGCTTCCAACAGCTTGCGAACTTCCCGCACCTCATTGGTCGGCCATTTATCGGCTATCTCTCCACCCTCGACACATTGCAAGCCCAGCACGATATTAACCGCCCAATCGCCGGCGTTTATATACTCTTTCACCGTGCCGTCTCTACCGGTCAGAGCCGTGCTTATAATCCTATGTTCTCGGCTGGCTGCTGCCACTGCATCGGCAAATGTCAGCCCCACGCCGTTTTCTCGCTCCAGTCTGAGGGGGCAGAGTACCCAGCGCCCCTCCCAATATTCCGGGTCGGTGATAGGCTGCCCAATCTCGTGCACGGTTATGCCGTCACGCTCAGGACTTCCGCCCAGTTCCTTGAAGCGTATAAGTTTTTTAGCCATGTGCTGCCCCCAGCTCATAGCTGCAAGATCTATGCTGACAGGTAATTTTTTACCTCCTAAGCTCGGTTGTGGAATTAGGCTCATGACATTGCTAATTGTGTGTCGTTTAGCGCTCCCATAAGGGTCTCCAAAATAACAGCCTTGACCTTTTCGGTACTTTCGCCGACGGTCGCGGTGTGTATCTCGAAGCGCTCGACAAGTTTGTCAATATTTACAGTTATGTTTCTTATTTTTCCGCCTCCGTCACTGCCGGATCCTTTGCCGCCTGTTCCACTCGCACCGCTCAGAGTGTTGCCGGTGGGGTTGACTTCCGGAACAGTCACCCCCGGAACCGTCGCACCGCTTCCGTTGGTTGTTGGCTTGTTTCCTTTGGGACTCTTTTTGCCCTCTTTTTGGGCGGACTCTGCCATTTCGGCATTGTAAGCCTCATTAAACGCCTGACCCACCTGTTTGCCGTAGTCACTGAAACCGGCTTTTAACTTTTTCAGGGCTGCATCTATTCCGGAGGGGGATAAATTGAACGCTGCTTTTATCAGGTCGCCGATTGCTCCAAAAGTGTTTTTAGCAAGTTCGCCGATACCGGTAAAACAAGCCTTGAACGCCGCCCATGTCCCTTTGAGCACTGCCCGGAATTTAGCCGACGTGTTCCAGAAGTAAGCACCTATCGCTATCAATGCAGCAATGGCCGCAGCTATCCAGCCAACAATCGGAATGCTCATAATTGCGACCGAAACGGCGCGACAAGCTGCCGAGGCAGTAGTGGCAAAAGTTCCGAAAGCTGTTGAAGCAATGCCGGAGAATGTGGCGGACGCTGTGCCACTCGTCACAAGTGACAATATGAGTGCGCCCAGACCTTTCAGAGCGTTAAAAACTCCTACGGTGGCAAATCGAATTAACCCTATTGTTGCGCGTCCCATATTACCGATAAAGCCCAGTGATACCATGTTGGTAGTTGAGAGTGTGCCGTTCATCAGCGCGAAGTTAACGCCGGCTGCACGAACCCAACCCACAACACTGCTCCACATACTTGCCCATTTGAGATTTTTAATTAACAGCATTAGTCTCCAGCCTGCTGTAAGTAATGGGGCAAGTTGAGCAATCGGCACAAGTGCAGAAGTCAGGACACCGCACCATAACGAAAAATCGCCGGTGGCTTGGAATATGGTAATTTTGAAGTCCTCAAATTGTTGGTTTACTCGTGCCTGTCGCTCGGCATAGCTGTCCATGACAATAGCGGCCTGCTCGGTCGCGCTGTTGGTTCCAGTTACGGCGGTCGTGAAGTCTTGCAGGCTTTCGGTGCCTTGTATAAGGGCACGGGCGGCGTTGGCATTTTCCACACCAAAGAATTTTGACAACAGCGCGGAGTCGTTAAGCATCGGTTTCAGCATCTCGAGGCGCTCTTTAAGGCTCTTGGAGTTGTCGCCCAGAGCCACAACATCAATGCCGGCCTTTTCAAGCTCCTCCCGTGCCTGCTTCTCGACGAAGCGGCCTTTGCTGAGCTGGCCCAGAACGTTTCGCAATGCGACACCTCCCTCGCTGGCTTTTTTGCCCGCCTTGTCAAGTACCTGGATTGCGGCGTTTGTTTCCTCGAAGCTCACATTTGCAGCCTTGGCAGCCATACCGCACTGCTGGAGCGCCGCGCTTATCGCCGGAAGTTCCGCCGATCCTGCCTGTCCGGCTGCCGCCATTACGTTCATCATGCGCGCCATTTCCCCGGCTGCCGCCGTCGGGTCCTCCATGCTCACCCCGTACTGGTTCATCGCCGTGGTAAGCACCTGAGCCGCCGCCACGCCGTCCCCGCCCATCAGCTTGCTGGTCGTCTGTATGCAGTCGCCCATCTCCCTGAGCGCGTCCGGGTATTTGCCCAGCTCCGGCGTCAGCTGCGAGAGCAGCAGTTTGTAACCCTCAACCGCCACGGCGGCGTCAGTGCCGAACGCCTTTGCGCTCTGCCGCGCGAATGTCTCGATCTGTTTCAGACCCTCGCCCGTAACGCCAGCAACAGCGCTTAAATCGTGCATCTGGCTGTCCAGCTTTATGCCCGCACTGCTCAGACCGCCTATTGCCTCGCTTAGGTTCCGCGCCATGTCCGTAGCGTATGAGAACGTGGCAAGCGACGCAGCAAAACTGCGCCCGCGACTTTCGGCGACCTCCGCCCTTGCGGAAAATTCGCCGGCCGCTGCGCTCATGCCGCTTATCTGCGCCACAAAATTGCCGCCTATCCTAAAAATGTAGTCAAATACGCTTGCCATGTCGTTTTTATTCGCTATATTTGTAGCACCTTACCAAAGTAACAAGACCATGTTTACCAAAATAATCATATCAGTTTTGGCCCTGCTGTGGAAACTCTTCGTAGTCCTTGGCTTTATCGGCTTGTTCATCTGGCTGTGGCGCGGGTTTCGGAGCATGGTTAAGGGCGACGGCCCTGGCTCGCTGCCCTGGCTTTAGGGCTTCTCTCCGAACAATGACGCGATAAGTTCTGCCCGGTTCCGGTTCCTCCATCGCTCCAGCCATAGTGCCTCGCAGTAGAGCCGCGCCCATTCCTCCTCCGTCTCAATCTTTTCAATATCAATGTGCAGGTTAGCCCGGATCAGGGCGCACCCCTTGGCGAAGCCGTCCTCCTCGTCAGACTCCGCCAGTGTGTGCGCCTCTACAAGTTTTTTATTAGACCCTGGAAGCCGTTGAGCACTTCACCCAACTTCTTTTGAACAGCCATGAAGAGCAGCGCATCGGTGCGCAGTTCCTTACTACCGCCCAGCCAGCAGTTGTCGAACATCACTTTACCGGCTTCCACTTCGTCGCTTTTTGCAACCTTGGTTACAGCCTTGAGAGTCTCCAGAGTGGGACGCTTGAAATAGCCGATATGCACCTCGTCGCCGTCCTGAATTTCAACTGCGAAACTTTTGCGGTGCTGAGCCTTGAAAGCGTCAACCTGTGCTTCGGTCAAATCGCCGTTAAATACTTTAGGGGTGTTGTTAACCTTTTCCATGCTTTTTAATCGGGGGTTAAATGGTTTTTTAATCGATTTTAAATCGCTCTGCCTAAGCAGAGAATAACTGTTTAAGTTTGATTATTAGTGACCGTTAAGGGGGTCAGCCCTTAACGGCC
The sequence above is drawn from the Duncaniella freteri genome and encodes:
- a CDS encoding DUF6046 domain-containing protein — translated: MSLIPQPSLGGKKLPVSIDLAAMSWGQHMAKKLIRFKELGGSPERDGITVHEIGQPITDPEYWEGRWVLCPLRLERENGVGLTFADAVAAASREHRIISTALTGRDGTVKEYINAGDWAVNIVLGLQCVEGGEIADKWPTNEVREVRKLLEANEALRVHSEFLDALNIGRLVIRSYSLSQMTEANYQVVEISAVSDEDYEIFSTDYEQPKK
- a CDS encoding phage tail tape measure protein → MASVFDYIFRIGGNFVAQISGMSAAAGEFSARAEVAESRGRSFAASLATFSYATDMARNLSEAIGGLSSAGIKLDSQMHDLSAVAGVTGEGLKQIETFARQSAKAFGTDAAVAVEGYKLLLSQLTPELGKYPDALREMGDCIQTTSKLMGGDGVAAAQVLTTAMNQYGVSMEDPTAAAGEMARMMNVMAAAGQAGSAELPAISAALQQCGMAAKAANVSFEETNAAIQVLDKAGKKASEGGVALRNVLGQLSKGRFVEKQAREELEKAGIDVVALGDNSKSLKERLEMLKPMLNDSALLSKFFGVENANAARALIQGTESLQDFTTAVTGTNSATEQAAIVMDSYAERQARVNQQFEDFKITIFQATGDFSLWCGVLTSALVPIAQLAPLLTAGWRLMLLIKNLKWASMWSSVVGWVRAAGVNFALMNGTLSTTNMVSLGFIGNMGRATIGLIRFATVGVFNALKGLGALILSLVTSGTASATFSGIASTAFGTFATTASAACRAVSVAIMSIPIVGWIAAAIAALIAIGAYFWNTSAKFRAVLKGTWAAFKACFTGIGELAKNTFGAIGDLIKAAFNLSPSGIDAALKKLKAGFSDYGKQVGQAFNEAYNAEMAESAQKEGKKSPKGNKPTTNGSGATVPGVTVPEVNPTGNTLSGASGTGGKGSGSDGGGKIRNITVNIDKLVERFEIHTATVGESTEKVKAVILETLMGALNDTQLAMS
- a CDS encoding tail fiber protein encodes the protein MDKILGNFLTQANKDFPLDCETLDYLQKLVALAAIAGNIGGDRVVLWGCEPNSEGTRRGAGYVFVRTKNAPEGEVLPWDGGPTTSGMYVKQEAIPVSANNTDYPKAYTRRSLAPGIGEENYTWESFTDIKSIKGLMDENRSLRNELATVQPAPLGIVQMWAGSRVPQGYVLCDGQPLRKSDHPELFNAIGSTFNTAVNANGVRYTTQDGYFRVPDLRGRFVVGLHDSDRDYESPGTGGGLKKVTLTEETIPRHSHEEMLWKGGSGDWKGHGSNSWPNATTIFECSPHGINTLDYGKGEAHENRPPYYVLAYIMRVK
- a CDS encoding LysM peptidoglycan-binding domain-containing protein, with product MRTTAKERQTLLDIALQTGGHIETVLALAEANGMSITDRLEDGSVLIVPVPVEGGDTRTVELYKAHKVEPATEISPEDMAACPYGGIGFMGIEIDFIVS
- a CDS encoding DNA adenine methylase, whose amino-acid sequence is MRLIRWWTFSAVPGCCRTRQKGCSRCRVVYNDFDRYVDRLAAVEQTNGILRAIKECLTGVEPNKRLSDRQCADVLDIVHDYEKQNGYADILTIGRSVLFSGKWAKSLDELRRHTMYNRVHSGDYRTDGYLDGLEVVHLDYQDLFDLHRDNPRVLFLMDPPYLTTECGMYENYWKLTDYLNVLRLLKGTKYVYFTSDKSQIVELCQWLADEYGKRHQCGARKYASAQTR